Proteins encoded by one window of Vespula pensylvanica isolate Volc-1 chromosome 6, ASM1446617v1, whole genome shotgun sequence:
- the LOC122629984 gene encoding venom allergen 5, whose amino-acid sequence MEISGLVYLIIIATIIDLPYGKANNYCKIKCSKGGVHTACKYGSLKPNCGNKIVVSYGLTKEEKQDILKEHNDFRQKIARGLETRGNPGPQPPAKNMKNLVWNDELAYVAQVWANQCQYGHDTCRDVAKYPVGQNVALTGSTADKYDNPVKLVKMWEDEVKDYNPKKKFSENNFNKIGHYTQMVWANTKEIGCGSIKYIQNEWHKHYLVCNYGPSGNFGNEELYQTK is encoded by the exons ATGGAAATTAGTGGGCTCGTTTATCTTATCATTATTGCCACGATAATTGATTTACCGTACGGTAAGGCGAacaattattgtaaaataaaatgttcgaAAGGAGGTGTCCATACTGCCTGCAAATATGGAAGT CTTAAACCGAATTGCGGTAATAAGATAGTGGTATCCTATGGtctaacgaaagaagagaaacaagacATCTTAAAGGAGCACAATGACTTTAGACAAAAAATTGCACGAGGCTTGGAGACTAGAGGTAATCCTGGACCACAGCCTCCAGcgaagaatatgaaaaatttg GTATGGAACGACGAGTTAGCTTATGTCGCCCAAGTGTGGGCTAATCAATGTCAATATGGTCACGATACTTGCAGGGATGTAG CAAAATATCCGGTCGGACAAAACGTAGCCTTAACAGGTAGCACGGCTGATAAATACGATAATCCGGTTAAACTAGTTAAAATGTGGGAAGATGAAGTGAAAGATTATAATCCTAAGAAAAAGTTTTCGGAAAA CAACTTTAACAAAATCGGCCATTACACTCAAATGGTTTGGGCTAACACCAAGGAAATTGGTTGTGGAAGTATAAAATACATTCAAAATGAATGGCACAAACATTACCTTGTATGTAATTATGGACCCAGCGGAAACTTTGGGAATGAAGAACTTTATCAaacaaagtaa